A genomic stretch from Helianthus annuus cultivar XRQ/B chromosome 1, HanXRQr2.0-SUNRISE, whole genome shotgun sequence includes:
- the LOC118490469 gene encoding cysteine-rich repeat secretory protein 38-like, translating into MFLSILFLWMPILLFIATATEFKINHCDLNTTSHTNNSIFYSNVIQVLDSLASQTTINDQQFINKSTGIRPDIAYGLYLCRADVLANDCHNCLLRARDDINKTCPLSKAAVWWTDTCMLRYANYSMVSVMNSATFFEIYNDVNISEVANEQNQFSLVANNLMVQLSKRASNDMKKMFAYDEVSYNDEKIYGYVHCTPDLSGSDCNKCLQVSVDRLRPYCYGRKGGRLVAASCNVRFEIYKFLQFPTASSDKPGL; encoded by the coding sequence AtgtttctttcaattctttttctTTGGATGCCTATTCTGTTATTCATAGCCACTGCAACTGAATTTAAAATCAATCACTGTGACCTTAACACCACCAGCCATACAAACAATTCCATTTTTTATTCAAATGTTATCCAAGTCCTTGACTCACTTGCTTCACAGACCACCATCAATGATCAGCAATTCATAAACAAGAGTACTGGTATTCGACCGGACATAGCCTACGGTCTCTACCTTTGTAGGGCTGATGTTCTTGCAAACGACTGTCATAACTGTTTGCTCAGAGCCCGTGATGATATCAACAAGACATGCCCCTTGTCAAAAGCAGCCGTGTGGTGGACCGACACCTGCATGTTACGTTATGCAAATTATTCAATGGTCTCAGTGATGAATTCTGCTACTTTTTTCGAGATCTATAATGACGTTAATATTTCAGAAGTGGCTAATGAGCAAAATCAATTTTCGCTAGTTGCTAATAATCTTATGGTTCAACTATCAAAACGTGCATCAAATGATATGAAAAAGATGTTTGCATACGATGAAGTATCCTACAATGACGAAAAGATTTATGGATATGTCCACTGCACACCGGATTTATCAGGTTCTGATTGTAATAAATGTCTTCAAGTGAGTGTAGATCGTTTGCGTCCGTACTGTTATGGGAGAAAAGGAGGACGATTGGTGGCCGCGAGTTGCAATGTTAGATTTGAGATCTATAAGTTCTTACAATTCCCAACAGCCTCATCAGACAAACCAGGTTTATAA